One Ranitomeya imitator isolate aRanImi1 chromosome 1, aRanImi1.pri, whole genome shotgun sequence DNA window includes the following coding sequences:
- the THTPA gene encoding thiamine-triphosphatase isoform X2, with the protein MNSEMSPSVHLPGPIEVERKFVPGPDVEKKLCALGAGLLEEITFQDSYYDNSDLRLTLNDMWLRRREGSWELKHPPQRGARGLYGASTQYMELTSEDDIISRVSEELGVPRPHNIESFGLNEFASFVTRRRRFQLPLVENSNTKVVVDLDEADFGFAVGEVEVLVKTQEEVENALQKVEEICRQLGVYRETPVQGKVSTFLQMNRADHYRQLLEAHVI; encoded by the exons AAATGTCACCTTCTGTGCATTTACCTGGCCCCATCGAAGTGGAACGCAAGTTTGTCCCAGGACCAGATGTAGAAAAAAAACTGTGTGCACTAGGGGCAGGTCTGCTTGAAGAAATAACTTTTCAAGACTCGTACTATGATAACTCTGATCTGCGCCTGACACTGAACGACATGTGGTTGCGGAGACGGGAAGGCAGTTGGGAATTAAAGCACCCACCACAACGAGGAGCAAGAGGCCTATATGGAGCATCCACGCAGTACATGGAGCTTACTTCGGAAGATGATATTATTAGCAGAGTGAGCGAAGAGCTGGGTGTCCCACGTCCCCACAACATAGAATCTTTTGGACTAAATGAATTTGCCAGCTTTGTGACACGCAGGCGCAGGTTCCAGTTGCCTTTGGTTGAAAACTCAAATACCAAAGTTGTTGTAGACCTCGATGAGGCAGATTTTGGTTTCGCAGTAGGTGAAGTGGAAGTCCTCGTGAAAACACAGGAAGAAGTTGAAAATGCTCTTCAGAAGGTGGAAGAAATCTGCAGACAACTAG GAGTGTATCGGGAGACACCGGTCCAGGGCAAAGTGTCAACGTTTCTCCAGATGAATCGTGCTGATCATTACAGGCAGCTGTTGGAAGCCCATGTAATTTGA
- the THTPA gene encoding thiamine-triphosphatase isoform X1, whose translation MNSGLICGFTEAKNIKKANKMSPSVHLPGPIEVERKFVPGPDVEKKLCALGAGLLEEITFQDSYYDNSDLRLTLNDMWLRRREGSWELKHPPQRGARGLYGASTQYMELTSEDDIISRVSEELGVPRPHNIESFGLNEFASFVTRRRRFQLPLVENSNTKVVVDLDEADFGFAVGEVEVLVKTQEEVENALQKVEEICRQLGVYRETPVQGKVSTFLQMNRADHYRQLLEAHVI comes from the exons AAATGTCACCTTCTGTGCATTTACCTGGCCCCATCGAAGTGGAACGCAAGTTTGTCCCAGGACCAGATGTAGAAAAAAAACTGTGTGCACTAGGGGCAGGTCTGCTTGAAGAAATAACTTTTCAAGACTCGTACTATGATAACTCTGATCTGCGCCTGACACTGAACGACATGTGGTTGCGGAGACGGGAAGGCAGTTGGGAATTAAAGCACCCACCACAACGAGGAGCAAGAGGCCTATATGGAGCATCCACGCAGTACATGGAGCTTACTTCGGAAGATGATATTATTAGCAGAGTGAGCGAAGAGCTGGGTGTCCCACGTCCCCACAACATAGAATCTTTTGGACTAAATGAATTTGCCAGCTTTGTGACACGCAGGCGCAGGTTCCAGTTGCCTTTGGTTGAAAACTCAAATACCAAAGTTGTTGTAGACCTCGATGAGGCAGATTTTGGTTTCGCAGTAGGTGAAGTGGAAGTCCTCGTGAAAACACAGGAAGAAGTTGAAAATGCTCTTCAGAAGGTGGAAGAAATCTGCAGACAACTAG GAGTGTATCGGGAGACACCGGTCCAGGGCAAAGTGTCAACGTTTCTCCAGATGAATCGTGCTGATCATTACAGGCAGCTGTTGGAAGCCCATGTAATTTGA